In Podospora pseudopauciseta strain CBS 411.78 chromosome 2 map unlocalized CBS411.78m_2, whole genome shotgun sequence, the genomic stretch CTTCTCCCCGTCTTTGATGGTGTTACTCAGATTCGGTGGAAGGACGGGGCTCAGCGGGCTTGATGCCGCCACCTATTGGGGCCATAAAACATCACGGTTGCTCAGTTCATGTTGATTAGTTTGCTCTTGACACAATACATACAACATCCCCCATCGTACCTCTTGATCCTTTGATGATTATTGCCTTCAAGTTGTGATGTGTCCCAGGTATCATTTCTTTGCCACGACGTGCCATGGTGCCGAACGATACAGCCGAGCGGGGTGAAGAGAAGGTTGAGCCAAGACCACGTGGGGGTTCAGCCGCGTTGCAGATTGCAGATCTTGATCAGAGACAAGAAATGCCAGATTGAACCATCCAACCAAATATAAGCATAAAGAATAAGCGAACTGTGGTTTCTGCTGTGTCACCTTGTTGGGACCTTCTCGAAGCTGCCAATGACGAGCATGGGCGGAACAATttccgcctccttctcgggGAAGACCAGATTTGGTATGTTACATCTATGTCCCGTTTGGCTTTCTTCCAGAAGGGCAGATATGCAGCCATCAGTCCATGGCAGTTCCTTCCTTCTGTGGGGATAGATGTGCATGTAACGTGGATTGACTTATGTAAAATGTGCTATATATCAGGACGAGTCTGATGGGGCAGGTAGTAGCTACCTATCTAATTGACGTGTAGATCTTGCAGCCTTCTCCACCCCCATCTTGTAGCACCTACCCTACTCCTTCGTACAGAATATTCTCCCCCAAAAGCACAATGGCGCAATCCCTCGCCCAAACCAGCACCACTTGCcaactcaccacccaccccatcccctccctgcCCGCCGAATCCCCCCCCGACTATGTCCTCGTCcgcttcctcgcctcccccgtCAACCGCGTCGACTTTATGGTCCTAAACAACCAATACCCCCTTAAACCAAAAtacacctcccccatcaccaacacccccatccccggcTTCGACGGCATCGCCCTCGTcgaatcctccacctcccccctcttttcACCCGGAGACCTCACACTCCCCCGTGACCTCGGCCTCGGAACCTGGCGCACCCacgccatcctccccgcctcctccctcctcaaacttCCCCCCAGCGTcagcaccatctcccccatcgACGCATCCCTCATCCGCTCCGGAGCCCTAAtcgcccacctcctcctcaccaacccctccacccccctcaaagCAGGCgaccacatcatcatctcagCAGGAACAAGCACAGTCTCTCAGTTCCTCATCCAACTGGCCAAACACCGCGGCATAAAacccatcctcgtcatccgcGACCGTCCCAATCCAGAACCGGTCAAGGCCGAGCTCCTTGCTCTCGGTGCAGAAGCTGTCCTGACAGAGTCCGAGGTAGAAGCCGgactccttctccccaaacaacccatcatcctcgccctcgacagTGTCTTTGGCAAAACCGGCGAGCTCCTCGCAGCTTCCCTCGCACCAGGCGGCAAGTTCGTGCTTGTCGGCTTGTTGGCTGGCCCAAAGGCGAGCATGCAGCTCACGACTCAGCATTTGTTCAACCGGCAGCTCAGTTTCCTGCCCTTTAGGGGGTCGGAACACCTCAAGAGAATGGGGGACGAGCAGACGGAAAGCTTGATCGGTGAGATTGCGAGAATGTTTGTGGATGGGACGTTGAAAAGGCC encodes the following:
- a CDS encoding putative secondary metabolism biosynthetic enzyme (antiSMASH:Cluster_5; SMCOG1028:crotonyl-CoA reductase / alcohol dehydrogenase; COG:C; COG:K; EggNog:ENOG503NUMC), giving the protein MAQSLAQTSTTCQLTTHPIPSLPAESPPDYVLVRFLASPVNRVDFMVLNNQYPLKPKYTSPITNTPIPGFDGIALVESSTSPLFSPGDLTLPRDLGLGTWRTHAILPASSLLKLPPSVSTISPIDASLIRSGALIAHLLLTNPSTPLKAGDHIIISAGTSTVSQFLIQLAKHRGIKPILVIRDRPNPEPVKAELLALGAEAVLTESEVEAGLLLPKQPIILALDSVFGKTGELLAASLAPGGKFVLVGLLAGPKASMQLTTQHLFNRQLSFLPFRGSEHLKRMGDEQTESLIGEIARMFVDGTLKRPRVKVVDWTTAGEGEVEKALKEAVELAKGEAGHVKTVWKLT